From one Microbacterium sp. 10M-3C3 genomic stretch:
- a CDS encoding SOS response-associated peptidase, whose amino-acid sequence MCGRFVVANAGSELVGVLRVDVEGDDLPAPSFNIAPTAPVAIVLDSAKEEPPVRRLETARWGLVPSWAKDPKIGARAFNARSEELEDKPMFRGALHKRRAIIPATGYYEWKTTPDGKIPHFIHPADEQPMFFAGLYEWWKNPALGEDDPDRWLLSFTILTRDSIGRLGSIHDRMPLFMDPDHADAWLDPTTDNVRDVLDAAHDAAPAIADTLDDHVVSKAVGNVRNNGPELIEPVED is encoded by the coding sequence ATGTGCGGACGTTTCGTCGTAGCCAATGCCGGGTCGGAGCTGGTCGGCGTGCTCCGCGTCGATGTCGAGGGCGATGACCTGCCGGCGCCCTCGTTCAACATCGCCCCGACGGCCCCGGTGGCGATCGTGCTCGACTCCGCGAAGGAGGAGCCGCCGGTGCGGCGGCTCGAGACCGCCCGCTGGGGGCTCGTGCCGTCGTGGGCAAAAGACCCGAAGATCGGCGCACGGGCGTTCAACGCGCGCAGCGAGGAGCTCGAGGACAAGCCGATGTTCCGGGGCGCGCTCCACAAGCGGCGGGCGATCATCCCGGCCACCGGCTACTACGAGTGGAAGACCACGCCCGACGGCAAGATCCCTCACTTCATCCACCCCGCCGACGAGCAGCCCATGTTCTTCGCCGGGCTCTACGAGTGGTGGAAGAACCCCGCGCTCGGCGAGGACGACCCCGACCGGTGGCTGCTGAGCTTCACGATCCTCACCCGCGACTCCATCGGCCGGCTCGGGTCGATCCACGACCGCATGCCGCTGTTCATGGACCCCGATCACGCCGATGCGTGGCTCGACCCGACGACCGACAACGTGCGCGACGTGCTCGACGCCGCGCACGACGCCGCTCCCGCGATCGCCGACACGCTCGACGACCATGTGGTCTCGAAGGCCGTCGGCAACGTCCGCAACAACGGGCCGGAGCTCATCGAGCCGGTCGAGGACTGA
- a CDS encoding 3-methyladenine DNA glycosylase — protein MPSVAAPASLASAQWRERERAHAERADRMTAGRRARVARGETHPVDDFLYTYYSYRPSLLRRWHPGADVVLEDAADRLAQRWYRPGPVPDTAMVDDTAFRAEKGPLIEAVRRILRATAGRAGSFGCFGLHEWAMAYRAADVRHDVPLRLGHEGTDAVVEAHDLRCTHVDAFRFFTPDAIPRNRETLRREDQVRTEQPGCLHAGMDLYKRAVKLGPLVPGELLLDAFALARDIRELDMRASPYDLRAWGLDPVAIETVEGKAEYVRHQRGFAERGAAVRQRLLAVV, from the coding sequence ATGCCGTCCGTCGCCGCGCCCGCCTCGCTCGCGAGCGCGCAGTGGCGGGAGCGGGAACGCGCGCACGCCGAACGCGCCGACCGCATGACCGCGGGCCGCCGGGCCCGGGTCGCGCGCGGCGAGACGCATCCGGTCGACGACTTCCTGTACACGTACTACTCGTACCGGCCGTCGCTCCTGCGGCGCTGGCATCCGGGCGCGGATGTGGTGCTCGAGGACGCCGCCGACCGGCTCGCGCAGCGGTGGTACCGCCCGGGGCCCGTGCCGGACACTGCGATGGTCGACGACACGGCGTTCCGCGCGGAGAAAGGTCCGCTCATTGAGGCCGTCCGCCGCATCCTGCGCGCGACGGCGGGCCGGGCGGGCTCGTTCGGATGCTTCGGGCTCCACGAGTGGGCGATGGCCTACCGCGCGGCCGACGTGCGGCACGACGTCCCGCTGCGCCTCGGCCACGAGGGCACGGACGCGGTGGTGGAGGCTCACGACCTCCGCTGCACGCATGTCGACGCGTTCCGTTTCTTCACGCCCGACGCCATCCCGCGCAACCGCGAGACGCTGCGGCGCGAGGACCAGGTGCGCACGGAGCAACCGGGATGCCTGCACGCCGGCATGGACCTGTACAAGCGGGCGGTGAAGCTCGGCCCTCTCGTGCCCGGCGAGCTGCTCCTCGACGCGTTCGCCCTGGCGCGCGACATCCGAGAGCTCGACATGCGCGCCTCGCCGTACGACCTGCGCGCATGGGGCCTGGATCCCGTCGCGATCGAGACCGTCGAGGGCAAGGCGGAGTACGTGCGCCATCAACGGGGGTTCGCCGAGCGCGGCGCGGCGGTGCGCCAACGGCTCCTGGCGGTGGTCTGA
- a CDS encoding glycoside hydrolase family 3 N-terminal domain-containing protein, producing the protein MIRRVVAAAVGVLLALPVAAAPTPSEEQHAGVRVVAASAGDEATARVEQIVAAMSVREKAASVVMGHIPTTDPATAAAYMSQNQLGGFILMGANVPRDEASLRALTAAMTPDAAFPPLLAIDQEGGDVSRLSWDAFPAALTLKNGSDDEVRDAFAGRGALVSRAGIGVNFGVVADVTSDPGMFIYRRALGTDPAGAARRVAAAVSGESAGALSTLKHFPGHGAAPGDSHNGIPATDESLEQWRAADAVPFAAGIEAGAPLLMFGHLRYRAVDAAPASLSAEWHRIARDELGFTGVAVTDDLGMLQASGEAQYRDPVANAVAALAAGNDLVLSVMFTTPDSAGRIVDGIVAAVESGALPAARLDEAATRVAGLRLELGDDGAAFAPCGDCAPAG; encoded by the coding sequence GTGATCCGTCGCGTCGTCGCCGCTGCTGTGGGCGTGCTGCTCGCGCTGCCGGTCGCCGCGGCGCCGACTCCGTCCGAGGAGCAGCACGCCGGTGTACGCGTGGTCGCGGCATCCGCGGGTGATGAGGCAACGGCCCGCGTCGAGCAGATCGTCGCGGCGATGTCCGTGAGGGAGAAGGCGGCGAGCGTCGTCATGGGACACATCCCGACGACCGACCCCGCCACGGCGGCGGCGTACATGTCCCAGAACCAGCTCGGCGGATTCATCCTCATGGGCGCCAACGTGCCGCGCGACGAGGCATCCCTCCGCGCGCTCACGGCCGCGATGACCCCGGATGCGGCGTTCCCGCCGCTGCTGGCGATCGACCAGGAGGGCGGCGACGTGTCGCGGCTGTCGTGGGACGCGTTTCCGGCGGCGCTAACGCTCAAGAACGGCTCCGACGACGAGGTGCGCGACGCGTTCGCCGGGCGGGGCGCGCTCGTCTCGCGTGCCGGCATCGGCGTCAACTTCGGGGTCGTCGCCGATGTCACCTCCGACCCAGGCATGTTCATCTATCGGCGGGCGCTCGGCACCGATCCGGCCGGTGCCGCCCGGCGCGTCGCCGCCGCGGTCTCGGGGGAGTCGGCCGGCGCGCTCTCGACGCTCAAGCACTTCCCCGGCCACGGAGCCGCACCGGGCGATTCGCACAACGGCATCCCCGCCACCGACGAGTCGCTCGAGCAGTGGCGCGCGGCCGACGCCGTGCCGTTCGCCGCCGGTATCGAGGCGGGAGCACCGCTGCTGATGTTCGGCCATCTGCGTTACCGGGCCGTCGACGCGGCGCCCGCGTCGCTGTCGGCGGAGTGGCACCGCATCGCCCGCGACGAGCTGGGATTCACGGGCGTGGCGGTCACCGACGACCTGGGGATGCTGCAGGCTTCCGGCGAGGCCCAGTACCGCGACCCCGTCGCGAACGCGGTGGCGGCCCTCGCGGCGGGCAACGACCTGGTGCTGTCGGTCATGTTCACGACGCCCGATTCGGCTGGGCGCATCGTCGACGGGATCGTCGCCGCCGTCGAGTCCGGCGCCCTTCCGGCCGCGCGCCTGGACGAGGCGGCGACGCGCGTCGCCGGGCTCCGGCTCGAGCTCGGCGACGACGGCGCCGCGTTCGCGCCCTGCGGCGACTGCGCGCCCGCGGGCTAG
- a CDS encoding HNH endonuclease signature motif containing protein: MSDEHGRMRQEVDAAVAARVALARAQAELIRHHARVAELAYAQTAQIVSRSSRERDMPMRSVAAELGAAAHQHDMTVQKELSDAYDLVHRFAATVNALAHGTISMRHVSVIRDAGHRLPDEVRGAWESVVLDYAATTTPGRTKAYAGQLAEKLDPTGMTERFDTANGDREVSVHDLADGMALLQMLLPATLAHGAKDRLRRMATQTKNAANDHARDGGVEDARTVRQIEADIAADLLLTATPTIDPTTDRSPGGLGAIRAVVQIVVPVTTLTGTTDAGAMLNGHTPIDPATAKKLAGDAPGWDRIMCHPVTGTVLATDRYTPTTEQVRFLRARDQHCRMPGCRQPAVRCHIDHNHEHQHGGRTHIGNLSHLCIRHHTLKTETEWAVEQSTGGVLHFTSPLGRRYREAPPPRVMFVPDDEPPPF, from the coding sequence GTGAGCGATGAGCACGGCCGGATGCGGCAGGAGGTCGATGCCGCGGTCGCGGCCAGGGTCGCGCTCGCACGCGCGCAAGCGGAACTGATCCGTCACCACGCCCGGGTCGCGGAACTCGCGTATGCGCAGACCGCGCAGATCGTGTCACGGTCGTCGCGGGAACGGGACATGCCGATGCGGTCCGTCGCGGCCGAACTGGGCGCGGCCGCGCACCAGCACGACATGACCGTGCAGAAGGAACTCTCCGACGCGTACGACCTCGTCCACCGGTTCGCCGCGACCGTGAACGCGCTCGCGCACGGCACGATCTCGATGCGGCACGTGAGCGTCATCCGCGATGCCGGTCACCGGCTGCCCGACGAGGTGCGGGGGGCGTGGGAGTCGGTCGTGCTCGACTACGCCGCCACCACCACCCCGGGACGCACGAAAGCGTACGCCGGACAACTCGCGGAGAAACTCGACCCCACCGGCATGACCGAACGCTTCGACACCGCGAACGGCGACCGGGAAGTGTCGGTCCACGACCTCGCCGACGGCATGGCGCTGCTGCAGATGCTGCTGCCCGCGACCCTCGCCCACGGCGCCAAAGACCGACTCCGCCGCATGGCCACACAGACGAAGAACGCCGCGAACGACCACGCTCGCGACGGCGGCGTGGAGGATGCGCGGACGGTGCGGCAGATCGAAGCGGACATCGCCGCCGACCTCCTCCTCACCGCAACCCCCACCATCGACCCCACCACCGACCGATCCCCCGGCGGGCTCGGCGCGATCCGCGCCGTCGTCCAGATCGTCGTGCCCGTCACCACCCTCACCGGCACCACCGATGCCGGAGCCATGCTCAACGGACACACCCCCATCGACCCCGCCACCGCGAAGAAGCTCGCCGGCGACGCCCCCGGATGGGACCGCATCATGTGCCACCCCGTCACCGGCACCGTCCTCGCCACCGACCGATACACCCCCACCACCGAACAAGTCCGATTCCTCCGCGCCCGCGACCAGCACTGCCGCATGCCCGGATGCCGACAACCCGCCGTACGGTGTCACATCGACCACAACCACGAACACCAACACGGCGGCAGAACCCACATCGGCAACCTCTCCCACCTCTGCATCCGACACCACACGTTGAAGACCGAAACCGAGTGGGCCGTCGAGCAGAGCACCGGAGGAGTGCTCCACTTCACCAGCCCCCTCGGGCGGCGCTACCGCGAAGCACCACCGCCGAGGGTGATGTTCGTCCCCGACGACGAACCGCCACCCTTCTGA
- a CDS encoding thioredoxin domain-containing protein, with the protein MKTPGKATLVTIAVVVVLVVAALIYVLVNQSQAAPPSSGDGSSSTQLVRENSHVLDDGGDGAVTVVEFLDFECEACGSFYPIVEDLREQFAGEITYVVRYFPLPGHFNSKNAAIAAEAAAQQDRFENMYHRLFESQAEWGEAQESRADLFRSFAEELGLDMAAFDAAVADPSTAERVDQDFEEGRALGVSSTPTFFVDGELAELQEWDDLENLIQAAVSGGQ; encoded by the coding sequence ATGAAAACCCCTGGAAAGGCGACTCTCGTCACCATTGCCGTCGTGGTGGTGCTGGTTGTGGCCGCGTTGATCTATGTCCTTGTCAATCAGAGCCAAGCCGCTCCGCCCTCGTCCGGGGACGGCTCCTCGTCGACGCAGCTGGTGCGGGAGAACTCGCACGTCCTCGATGACGGAGGTGACGGCGCGGTCACGGTGGTGGAGTTCCTGGATTTCGAGTGCGAGGCATGTGGGTCGTTCTACCCGATCGTGGAGGATCTGCGGGAGCAGTTCGCCGGGGAGATCACCTATGTGGTCCGCTATTTCCCTCTTCCGGGTCATTTCAATTCGAAGAACGCCGCGATCGCGGCGGAAGCGGCCGCGCAGCAGGACCGGTTCGAGAACATGTACCACCGCTTGTTCGAGTCACAGGCGGAGTGGGGTGAGGCGCAGGAGTCTCGCGCCGACTTGTTCCGCAGCTTCGCGGAAGAGCTCGGCCTGGATATGGCCGCCTTTGACGCCGCCGTCGCGGACCCGTCAACGGCTGAGCGTGTCGATCAGGACTTTGAAGAGGGTCGCGCTCTCGGGGTGAGCAGCACACCGACGTTCTTCGTCGACGGCGAGCTCGCGGAGTTGCAGGAGTGGGACGACCTTGAGAACCTCATCCAGGCCGCGGTGAGCGGTGGTCAGTGA
- a CDS encoding NAD(P)-binding domain-containing protein, translated as MIIVGAGQAGLAVAAALSAEGLRPQHEFVVIDAAGPGQRSWVSRWHSMELLSDARHSALSPRRLLGDQRRDPRADEMVDYLTYVEAGLGVETVWGVQATGLEHRGNGSTLLLSTTAGEVQTRNVVCATAAAAHPRLPEWASWLRVPGVVLHSSEYLYPGQIPAGDVLIVGGGNSGVQLARELSASHAVTLSTRRVFTVRWRVVSSDGHPISNEYQYTVEAITVPTSTPTPEATEEQTPAPSATTPATTFGEMHNGPSGGGELLPVLAVVSGVIVLGGTLLVVLMVARKRRRRDRAAAASGQGGGDVGTGERGSSR; from the coding sequence GTGATCATCGTCGGCGCCGGGCAGGCCGGGCTGGCGGTCGCTGCGGCGTTGAGCGCGGAAGGGCTCCGGCCGCAACACGAGTTCGTGGTGATCGACGCGGCCGGACCCGGGCAACGCTCCTGGGTGTCGCGGTGGCATTCGATGGAGCTGCTCAGCGACGCCCGGCATAGTGCGTTGTCTCCGCGCCGGCTGCTGGGTGATCAGCGCCGGGATCCACGGGCGGACGAGATGGTCGACTACCTCACGTATGTGGAAGCCGGGCTCGGCGTGGAGACCGTTTGGGGCGTCCAAGCTACGGGGCTAGAGCATCGTGGGAACGGTTCGACTCTGCTGCTGTCGACGACGGCGGGTGAGGTGCAGACCCGCAATGTGGTGTGCGCGACCGCCGCGGCCGCGCATCCTCGACTGCCGGAGTGGGCGAGTTGGCTGCGCGTGCCGGGTGTCGTGCTGCACAGCAGCGAGTACCTGTACCCGGGGCAGATCCCTGCCGGGGACGTGCTCATCGTCGGCGGCGGCAACAGTGGTGTGCAGCTGGCTCGCGAGCTGTCCGCCTCGCACGCCGTTACTCTGTCCACTCGCAGGGTGTTCACGGTGCGGTGGCGAGTCGTCTCCAGCGACGGGCACCCGATCAGCAATGAGTATCAGTACACGGTCGAGGCGATCACGGTGCCCACCAGTACCCCCACCCCCGAAGCGACCGAGGAACAGACACCCGCACCGTCTGCGACGACCCCGGCCACGACCTTCGGAGAGATGCACAATGGCCCCTCCGGAGGTGGGGAGCTCCTACCCGTCCTCGCGGTCGTGAGCGGTGTGATCGTGCTCGGCGGCACCCTGCTGGTCGTACTCATGGTGGCTCGAAAGCGCCGCCGCCGCGACAGAGCAGCTGCTGCGTCCGGTCAGGGCGGCGGGGATGTCGGCACCGGGGAAAGAGGGTCCAGCCGATGA
- a CDS encoding signal peptidase II, which yields MNREQSRRFAIACVAAGVVVLVDQATKAAALSGLSQDERIPLLGDLLGLQLAFNPGAILSLGSGFTGLLTLLGVGAVILLIVAAARARTGWWAVGIGLILGGAVGNVIDRLFSPPGFGVGHVTDFLAYGNLFIGNLADVALGAGVIVLGLNMWIRHRRARASATTGASPAAGSVVSGS from the coding sequence ATGAATCGTGAGCAGTCCCGACGATTCGCGATCGCCTGCGTGGCCGCCGGCGTGGTGGTCCTGGTTGACCAGGCGACGAAAGCGGCCGCACTCAGCGGATTGAGCCAGGACGAGCGCATCCCGCTGCTGGGAGATCTGCTCGGGCTGCAGCTCGCGTTCAACCCGGGCGCAATCCTCTCTCTTGGCTCCGGGTTCACAGGGCTACTCACTCTCCTCGGCGTCGGCGCCGTGATACTGCTGATCGTCGCCGCGGCGCGGGCACGGACGGGATGGTGGGCGGTGGGGATCGGGCTGATCCTGGGCGGCGCGGTCGGAAACGTGATCGACCGACTCTTCTCGCCGCCAGGGTTCGGGGTCGGTCACGTCACCGACTTCCTCGCCTACGGGAACCTGTTCATCGGGAACCTTGCCGACGTCGCCCTCGGCGCCGGCGTCATCGTCCTCGGCCTGAACATGTGGATCCGGCATCGCCGTGCCCGCGCGAGCGCGACAACCGGTGCGTCTCCTGCGGCGGGCTCAGTGGTGAGCGGGTCATGA
- a CDS encoding DUF6804 family protein, with protein sequence MMAKQRTPSVYQRNAFAPGLLAAAVLFLAPVLMGGDWFTVVLFVAAILAVIVGWFAVQARQWWWVPVFVVIAVIWNPVFPFTGPVWTAAQPVAAVVFLVAGALIKVKRA encoded by the coding sequence ATGATGGCGAAGCAGCGGACCCCGTCCGTGTATCAGCGCAACGCGTTCGCGCCGGGGCTGCTCGCGGCGGCGGTGTTGTTCCTCGCGCCGGTGCTGATGGGTGGGGACTGGTTCACGGTGGTGCTGTTCGTCGCGGCGATCCTCGCGGTCATCGTGGGGTGGTTCGCGGTCCAGGCGCGGCAGTGGTGGTGGGTGCCGGTGTTCGTCGTGATCGCGGTGATCTGGAACCCGGTGTTCCCGTTCACCGGCCCGGTGTGGACGGCCGCGCAACCGGTCGCGGCGGTCGTGTTCCTGGTCGCCGGTGCCCTGATCAAGGTCAAGCGCGCATGA
- a CDS encoding TlpA disulfide reductase family protein codes for MIRRRVVAAVTLVAALLLAGCTSSDSLAQQYRNGNEKGYIAGDFQVVEIPAGDRGAPVVFEGVTETGETVSSDDYRGKVLVVNFWYAACGPCIVEAPMLEEVWQDYQDRGVAFLGVNTYDQPATAQSFARDNNVTYPSVIDVNDGRVKLAFAQATPIQATPTTLVIDQEGRVAARIIGQLAGASILSTLVADTLAEDAS; via the coding sequence ATGATCCGCCGCCGAGTCGTTGCCGCCGTGACGCTGGTCGCGGCGCTGCTGCTGGCCGGGTGCACCTCCAGCGACTCGCTCGCGCAGCAGTACCGGAACGGAAACGAGAAAGGCTACATCGCCGGTGACTTCCAGGTCGTCGAGATCCCAGCGGGGGACCGCGGCGCGCCGGTGGTGTTCGAGGGCGTCACCGAGACCGGCGAGACGGTGTCCAGTGACGACTACCGAGGCAAGGTGTTGGTGGTGAACTTCTGGTATGCGGCGTGCGGGCCGTGCATCGTCGAAGCGCCCATGCTCGAGGAGGTCTGGCAGGACTACCAGGATCGGGGTGTCGCGTTCCTTGGGGTGAACACCTACGACCAGCCCGCCACCGCTCAGTCGTTCGCCCGTGACAACAACGTCACCTACCCGAGCGTGATCGACGTGAACGACGGACGGGTGAAGCTCGCGTTCGCGCAGGCAACCCCGATCCAGGCCACCCCGACGACCCTCGTCATCGACCAGGAGGGGCGGGTCGCGGCGCGGATCATCGGGCAGCTGGCCGGTGCGTCGATCCTGTCCACCCTGGTCGCGGACACGCTCGCCGAGGACGCCTCGTGA
- a CDS encoding cytochrome c biogenesis CcdA family protein, protein MNPGQMVVDGALWVAVPVAILAGLVSFVSPCVLPLVPGYLGYLGSTTTTSVAPAVNGRGIVRAERARLLLGVGLFIAGFTVVFVAVTILGGAFGFLLLQYAGILTRVFGVVIIALGLVFLGFFGIAQRTFRPRAQGRAGLIGAPLLGFALGVGWTPCIGPTLAAIISMSWNLGDPARAGLLGLAYSLGLGIPFLILAAGWGWASRSVAFLRRHIRALNIIGGAMLIALGLLMVTGLWTALMSQLQQVVINVPLPL, encoded by the coding sequence GTGAACCCGGGACAGATGGTCGTCGACGGCGCCCTGTGGGTCGCTGTCCCGGTCGCGATCCTCGCCGGCCTGGTCTCGTTCGTGTCCCCGTGCGTGCTGCCGCTGGTGCCCGGTTACCTCGGCTACCTCGGCAGCACCACCACGACATCCGTGGCCCCCGCGGTGAACGGTAGAGGCATCGTGAGGGCGGAGCGTGCCCGGCTGCTGCTGGGCGTGGGCTTGTTCATCGCCGGGTTCACGGTGGTGTTCGTCGCCGTCACGATCCTCGGCGGCGCCTTCGGGTTCCTGCTGCTGCAGTACGCGGGCATCCTCACTCGTGTGTTCGGGGTCGTCATCATCGCCCTGGGGCTGGTGTTCCTTGGGTTCTTCGGGATCGCGCAGCGCACCTTCCGGCCCCGCGCGCAGGGCAGGGCGGGGTTGATCGGGGCGCCGCTTCTGGGGTTCGCGCTCGGTGTCGGCTGGACGCCGTGCATCGGCCCGACGCTCGCGGCGATCATCTCGATGTCGTGGAACCTCGGCGACCCCGCCCGCGCAGGCCTGCTCGGTCTGGCGTATTCGCTGGGCTTAGGCATCCCGTTCCTGATCCTCGCGGCCGGGTGGGGGTGGGCGTCCCGATCGGTGGCGTTCCTGCGGAGACACATTCGCGCGCTGAACATCATCGGCGGGGCCATGCTCATCGCCCTCGGCCTGCTGATGGTGACGGGGCTGTGGACGGCGCTGATGTCGCAGCTGCAACAGGTGGTGATCAATGTCCCCCTCCCGCTCTGA
- a CDS encoding cytochrome c biogenesis protein ResB, whose amino-acid sequence MSPSRSDTGTDVTADPLRPGDHADSESATEITQPALGITGWLRWAWRQLTSMRTALVLLLFLAIAAVPGSLFPQRSADPNGVTQWERNNPDVFPLADAVGLFDVYLSPWFSAIYLLLFTSLIGCVIPRAKHHYKALRSRPPRTPARLSRLSEYRELTLPIGEGQTDPASHAIDVAAAQLRRAGYRVERYDARGAASVSAERGYLRETGNLIFHVALVGVLVSVAIGGSFAYTGQRVVVEGTTFVNALSDYSSFNPGRFVDGTGLAPYSLTLDDFQVSYRLPGTPGAGQAGDFSADVTIRQPGQDDRAQSVIVNYPITVGGDRIYLLGNGYAPTLTIRDAAGEVVYSESQPFLPQDSNMTSLGIIKVPDGLPEQVGLVGFFYPTQGVLPSGAFTSVYPDVINPVITLNVFSGDLGIDDGTPRSVYTLEVDGLTQHTGGDTAADSLELTPGATVDLPNGWGTITWEEVTAEEPVKRFASLQIQRDPSSAWVLGFSVLATLGLFAGLFVPRRRLWVKARTTPDGVRVEYAGLARGEDPALPRAVDELAARHAQTLGVDQPAKDTL is encoded by the coding sequence ATGTCCCCCTCCCGCTCTGACACCGGCACCGACGTCACCGCCGACCCGCTGCGCCCCGGCGACCACGCCGACAGCGAATCCGCGACCGAGATCACCCAGCCGGCGCTGGGCATCACGGGCTGGCTGCGGTGGGCGTGGCGGCAGCTGACCAGCATGCGCACCGCGCTGGTGCTGCTGCTGTTTCTCGCCATCGCCGCCGTGCCTGGATCGCTGTTCCCGCAGCGCAGCGCCGACCCCAACGGCGTCACCCAGTGGGAGCGAAACAACCCCGACGTGTTCCCGCTGGCGGATGCGGTGGGCCTGTTCGACGTGTACCTGTCGCCGTGGTTCTCCGCGATCTATCTGCTGCTGTTCACCTCCCTGATCGGTTGCGTGATCCCGCGCGCCAAGCACCACTACAAGGCGCTGCGCTCTCGCCCGCCGCGCACCCCGGCACGCCTATCGCGGCTGTCGGAGTATCGGGAGTTGACCTTGCCGATAGGGGAGGGGCAGACCGACCCGGCCTCCCACGCGATCGACGTCGCGGCAGCGCAGCTGCGGAGAGCCGGATACCGGGTGGAGCGCTACGACGCCCGCGGCGCGGCGTCGGTGTCGGCCGAGCGCGGCTACCTGCGCGAGACCGGCAACCTGATCTTCCACGTCGCCCTCGTGGGCGTGCTCGTCTCCGTGGCGATCGGGGGGTCGTTTGCGTACACGGGGCAGCGGGTGGTGGTGGAGGGCACCACGTTCGTGAACGCCCTCAGCGACTACTCCTCGTTCAACCCCGGCCGGTTCGTCGACGGCACCGGGCTTGCCCCCTACTCGCTCACCCTCGATGACTTCCAGGTCTCCTATCGCCTGCCCGGCACGCCCGGCGCCGGCCAGGCCGGCGACTTCTCCGCCGACGTCACCATCCGCCAGCCCGGGCAGGACGACCGGGCGCAGAGCGTGATCGTGAACTACCCGATCACCGTCGGAGGCGACCGCATCTACTTACTCGGCAATGGGTACGCCCCCACCCTCACCATTCGCGACGCCGCTGGCGAGGTCGTGTACAGCGAGTCGCAGCCGTTCCTGCCGCAGGACTCGAACATGACGTCGCTGGGGATCATCAAGGTCCCGGACGGGTTGCCTGAGCAGGTCGGGCTGGTCGGGTTCTTCTACCCCACCCAGGGGGTGTTGCCCTCCGGCGCGTTCACCTCCGTTTATCCGGACGTGATCAACCCGGTGATCACTCTCAACGTGTTCAGCGGGGATCTCGGCATCGACGACGGCACCCCCCGATCGGTGTATACCCTCGAGGTCGACGGGCTTACCCAGCACACCGGTGGCGACACCGCCGCCGACTCCCTTGAGCTCACCCCCGGCGCCACTGTCGACTTGCCGAACGGGTGGGGCACCATCACCTGGGAGGAAGTCACGGCGGAGGAGCCGGTGAAGCGGTTCGCGTCGCTGCAGATCCAACGCGATCCCAGCAGCGCCTGGGTGCTCGGGTTCTCCGTGCTCGCCACCCTCGGCTTGTTCGCCGGACTGTTCGTGCCCCGCCGGCGGCTCTGGGTGAAAGCCCGCACCACCCCGGATGGTGTGCGCGTCGAGTACGCGGGACTGGCCCGAGGCGAGGACCCCGCTTTGCCGCGCGCGGTCGACGAGCTTGCGGCCCGCCACGCGCAGACCCTTGGCGTAGACCAGCCGGCGAAGGACACGCTGTGA
- a CDS encoding cytochrome c oxidase assembly protein yields MTTVWIPDAPPTLGGFLTPAPLPAPVLPILAGLLAVVYLAGAIRMWVRSRGWPVWRTVSFLLGCVALAAVTGLAVENYGYALFSVFMFQQLTLMMAIPPLLVLGSPGTLLLRATPHHGPGLLVLRAAHAGLRSRTARWLLSPWLAVPLYLAAFYGLYLANFADPILSTVTGHTLLEVGFLVAGMLFTIPILSSDPLPVRMSHGGRALDVFAEAALHAFFGVFLMMATTTLIDGFAGPTSALGIDPIEDQRLAGGLAWSYGEAPTLLMLIYVMHRWFRDDTAQAVAADRRADAHGDPELDAYNDYLTRLHQKDT; encoded by the coding sequence GTGACGACCGTGTGGATCCCGGATGCCCCGCCGACCCTGGGCGGGTTTCTCACGCCGGCCCCGCTTCCGGCTCCGGTACTGCCGATTCTCGCGGGACTCCTCGCGGTCGTCTATCTTGCTGGCGCGATCCGCATGTGGGTGCGCAGCCGCGGCTGGCCGGTGTGGCGGACGGTCAGCTTCCTGCTCGGCTGCGTCGCCCTTGCCGCGGTAACCGGGCTGGCGGTGGAGAACTACGGGTACGCCTTGTTCTCGGTGTTCATGTTCCAGCAGCTCACCCTGATGATGGCGATCCCGCCGCTGCTGGTCCTCGGCTCTCCCGGCACCCTGCTGTTGCGTGCCACCCCGCACCACGGCCCGGGTCTCCTGGTGCTGCGTGCCGCGCATGCTGGGCTGCGCAGTCGCACCGCGCGGTGGTTGCTCAGCCCGTGGCTGGCGGTGCCCCTCTACCTGGCCGCGTTCTATGGTCTGTACCTGGCGAACTTCGCCGACCCGATCCTGTCCACCGTCACCGGGCATACCCTTCTCGAGGTCGGGTTCCTGGTCGCTGGGATGCTGTTCACCATCCCGATCCTGTCCTCTGACCCGCTGCCGGTGCGGATGAGCCACGGCGGCCGCGCCCTGGACGTGTTCGCCGAAGCCGCCCTGCACGCCTTCTTCGGCGTCTTCCTGATGATGGCCACCACCACCCTCATCGACGGGTTCGCCGGCCCGACGAGCGCGCTGGGCATCGACCCGATCGAAGACCAGCGTCTGGCCGGTGGGCTGGCCTGGTCGTACGGCGAGGCTCCCACCCTGCTGATGCTCATCTACGTGATGCACCGCTGGTTCCGTGACGACACCGCCCAGGCCGTCGCCGCCGACCGCCGCGCCGACGCCCACGGAGATCCCGAGCTCGACGCCTACAACGACTACCTCACCCGCCTCCACCAGAAAGACACCTGA